The nucleotide sequence GCTGCTCGCGGTCGCTGACCAGGTCACCGACGAGGTGCTGGCCGGGATCGAACGCTTCGGGCGCGGCACCCGCCACCGCGAACCGGCCGTCGTCCTGGTCGCCAACGAGATCCGCGAGCACCACGTCCTGCGCGCGGTCGAGCTCGGCCTGGCGGCGCTGCTGCACCGCCGGGAGGCCGGCTTCGAGCAGATCACCCGCGCCGTCGTGGGCGCCGCGTCCGGGCGCGCCGAGCTGCCCGCGGCCGTCACCCGCCGCCTTCTGGAGCAACTGCGCACGGTACAGCGCGACGTGCTCGGCCCGCGCGGCCTGACGATCAGCGGCTTCACCGAACGCGAGCTTGAGGTGCTGCGCCTGCTCGCGGAGGGCCTGGACACGGGGGAGGTCGCGGTGAAGCTGAACTACTCCCAGCGCACCGTCAAGAACATCATCTACGGCGTGATGACGAGGTTCGGGCTGCGCAACCGCACACACGCGGTCGCGTACGCCATCCGCACCGGCGCCCTGTAGGACGCGCTGCGGTCGGCCGCTGCCCAGCGACCTGTATTGCCCCACTCCCTCACAATGCGGCCTGAGGTGATCACATGGAGAATCTTCTCTTCGTCGCGTTGATCGCGGGGGTCGTGGCGGTCGCCGCCGTTGTGGCGCGACGACCAGGACGGTCTGCCGTTCGCCGCCGGTACGACTACGACGTCGGGTTTGAGACCGAACCCCACGGCGACGGTGGACCGACGGCGGGCGCCACGTTCCATCAGCACGACGGCGGATTCGGCGGCGGCAGCGACGGTGGCGGGTTCAGCGGCGGGTTCAGCGGCGGAAGCGACGGCGGCGGAGGAGGAGGCGGCGGCGGGAGCTGAGCAGTTTCCGGCCCCTTTGTTGACGGTTGCCGGACCGGCTTCCGGTAGCACGCCGCCGTGAGTACTGCCGGTGGGGCATCGATCGATGGTCTGGGGGGCAGAAGGCCGCCACGGGTCCACGCCGGACGGTCGGACCCGGGTAGCATGGCGGGCCTCCGGGACTGGGCACGCGGGGGGCGTCCTTCCACGTCCGGATTCGACGGCAGATGCATTCGGGGGAATGCGTGGATGACCGTTTATGGTTCACGCTGCTCGGGCCGGTGGGGGCCCGCCGTGGACCGACGGAGCTTGAGCTCGGCTCGCCTCAGCAGCGAGCCGTGCTGGCCGCGTTGCTGCTCCAGGCCGGCATGCCGGTCTCGATCCAGCAGCTCATGGAGACGCTGTGGGACGATGACGCGCCCCGGTCGGCGGAGGCGACCATCCGGACGTATGTGTACCGGTTGCGTCGCGTCCTCACCCCGGTCGGTGCCGGCACGCCGGTGATCCGGTCGGCCGGCGCCGGTTATCTCGCGGACATCCGGCCGGAGGAGCTCGACCTGGCCACGTTCCGGCAGCTGATCGGCGCGGCCGAGGTGGCCCGGCGGGAGTCCGACACCGTTGGCGCGGCCGACCTGCTGCGCCGCGGCCTCGCGCTGTGGAACGGGGAGCCGCTCGCCGGGCTGCCCGGCCACCCGATGGAGCGGTACCGGGCCAACCTCGCCAAGCTGCGGCTCAACGCGCTGGAGGCGCTGCTGGCGGCGGAGATCGACCTGGGGGCGTACGTCTCGGCAGGCGACCAGCTCGCCTCTCTCGTGTCCGAGCACCCGCTGGACGAGCGCTTCCGCCGGCTGCTGATGCTCGCGCTGTGGCGCTCGGGGCAGCAGGCCGAGGCGCTCTCCGTGTACCAGGACGCGCGGGACGCGCTCGCGGCTGAGCTGGGCGTCGACCCGGGGCCGCAGCTGCAGGCCCTGCACCTGCAGATCCTGCGGGCGGACCCGCCAGTGCCGGCGCAGCGCTCCGCGCCGGAGCGCGAGGTCGAGCCGGTGGCCACGCTGACGCTCGCCCGCCAGCGGACGAGCCAGGCGACGCCCGCGCAGCTGCCGGCCGACCTGCCCGACTTCATCGGCCGCACGGCCGAGCTGGCTGGCCTCGACGCGCTGCTGCCGCCGGGGGACGCGCCCGCACCGGCGATGCTGATCAGCACCATCCACGGCATGGCCGGCACCGGCAAGACCGCGCTGGCCGTCCACTGGGGACACCGCATCGCCGGCCGCTTTCCGGACGGGCAGATCTACCTCAACCTGCGCGGCTTCCACCCGTCCGGCGTGGTGATGAGCCCGCTGGAGGCGCTCCGTGCGGTCTTCGACGCGCTCGGTGTCGACCCGCGGCAGCTGCCCGACGGGCTCGACGCGCAGGCCGCGCTGTACCGCAGCCTGATGGCCGGCCGCCGGATGCTGCTGCTGTTCGACAACGCGCGGGACGCCGACCAGGTGCGCCCGCTGCTGCCCGGTTCGCGTGGCTGCCTGGTGATCGTGACCAGCCGGCACCAGATGCCCAGCCTCGTGGCGATCGAGCAGGCCCGGCCGACGAAGCTGTGCGTGCTGCCCGACGACGACGCCCGGGCGTACCTGCGCAGCCGCCTCGGCACGCAGGTGGGAGCGGAGGACGACGCCGCGGTAGACAACGTTGTCCGTCTATGTGGTGGCCTCCCGCTCGCGTTGAGCCTCGTCGCCGCCCGCAGCGTGCTCAACCCGAACGGCTCGGTCGCCGCCCTCGCCGCCCAGCTCACGGCCGACCACGGCACGCTCGACTCCTTTGTGGACAACGATCCGGCGATCGACCTCAAGAGCATCTTCTCTTGGTCGTACGAGCGGCTCAGCCCCTTCGCCGCCCGCCTGCTGCGGCTGCTCGCGCTGCACCCGGGCCCGGACGTCGCGCCGGCCACCGTGGCGAGCCTCGCCGGCGCGCCGGTCCGCCAGGTCCGCGCGGGGCTCGACGAGCTGATGCACGCCAGCCTCGCCCGCGAGCCGTCGCCGGGACGGTACCTGCTGCACGACCTCGTCCGCGCGTACGCGGCGGAGCGGACCCAGGACACCGACCCCGAGCCGGAGCGGCGGGCCGCGCTGGCCCGGATGCTGGAGCACTACACGCGTACGGCGCGGGCGGCGGTACAGCTGCTCGACCCGCAGTGGGACCTCGAACCCGATCCGTCCACGGTGGACGGTGTGGCGCCGGTGGAGATCACGGACGCCGAGGCGGCCCGCACCTGGCTGACCGTCGAGCACCACTCGGCCATCGCCGCGGTGGAGCTGGCGGCCGAACACGAGCTCGACAACCACCTGGTCCGCCTGGCCGCCACGCTCTCCGACATCTTCCAGCGGCACGGGCACTGGCGCGACCAGGTGGCCATGCAGACCCTCGCGCTGGCCGCCGGGCGGCGGGTCGGCGACCTCGGCGTACGTGCCGCCGCGCACCGCAGCCTCGGCAGCGCGTACGCCCGCCTCAACCAGCTCGACGCCGCGCAGGAACACCTGCTCAGCTCGCTGGAGCTGTTCGAGGCGGTCGGCGACCGCGCCAACCAGGGGCGCAGCCACCGCGGCCTGGCCTACCTGCATGGCCAGCAGGGCAGGTACGACCTGGCGCTCGCCGCGAGCCAGCGGGCGCTGGAGCTGTACCGGGCGGCCGACGACGCGGGCGGCGTGGCCAGCGCGCTGAACGACACCGGCTGGTGCCACGCGATGCTCGGCGACTTCGGGCAGGCGCTGACGTACTGCCGGCAGGCGCTCGACGCGCTCAGCGAGCTCGGCATCTCCAACGCCGTGGCCAGCACCTGGGACAGCCTGGGCTTCATCCACGCCGGGCTGGGGGAGCGGCGCGAGGCGGTGGCGGCGTACACGCGGGCGGTGGAGATGTTCCTGGAGCTGGGCGACCGGTACAACGAGGCCGACGCCCTGGTCCACCTGGGTGACTGCCACCGCGAGCTGGGCGACGCGGCGGCCGCGCGGGAGGCGTGGCAGCGTGCGCTGCGGCTGCTCGACGTGCTCGGCCACGCCACCGCCCGCGAGGTCCGCGCGCGGCTGGACCAGGTCGCGCGCGAGGGCCTGGTGAGTCCTTAGGGCAGAGCTGCCGGTATCCGCGGGCCGGACTGGTATCAGCGCGTTGTGACGCCGCAGCACGCTCGACTTTACTGACGGTGCTCGACAAAATGTGAGTGCCGTTCGGAAAGGGCGTCCGATCGATGACTGCGCAGTACCTGGCCACCTGGGCCGACGGTCACCGTTACGACCTCGACCGCGCAGAGGACGTCGTTCCGCTCCTGGTGTCGATCCACGAAAGCCACAAGCCGGTGGTCGTCACGCTGGAGGCCCGGGTGGACGTGTGTGGCCGGCACGTCACCCGGGGACTCCACCTCGGCGTGGGGCACGAGAAGCGGGGCTTCGCCTTCCCGTACGGCCGCCCGACCACGGGCTACGCGGTCCACCGCGGGGTGCGCCCCTGGCACCGCGACCTGGCCTTCGACTTCGACGGCACGGCCACGCCGTTCCACCCGGCCGAGACCCGCATCACCCCGGAGCAGCTGCGCGCGCTCGCCCTGTCGTACCTGGCCAGTGGCGAGCCGCCGGACGCGGTCCGCTGGGGTGGCCCGCCAGCGCGCGCGAGGCGCCCGACCTCCTAGGGCGGGTGGAGTCGCGGCACCATGGGACACGTGCGCCCGTTTCCAGCCTCGGTCGAGGAACGTCTCTCAGGTCTTCCGGTTGAGTACGCGCGGTCCGCGCGGCACCTGCTGCCCCCGGTCGACGCGTTGATCATGGACCGTCAACATGATCGGCTCTATGAGCGGGTACTCCACGCCCTGCTCGACCTCGCCGATGGCGATGCGCACCAGCTCCAGGAGTACGTGGAGGCCGCGGAGCGGGACTGGCGAGATGTCCTCTGGTGGGCGGAGGAACCCGACCGCTGAGGGGGCGCGAGAGCGTCGAGGCACTGGTCGGACTCGGTAGCCGTTTGTGCGTGAACTGGGTCACCAGTGATCCACCCATTGGCATCGGTGGGGTGCGGAGGGTAATCGTGGAGGGTCCGCACGTGGCGCCCCGACCCTCAGGGGCGCGGCGTGCCCGACCCACGAGGAGGCTCTCCGATGACCGACATCCGCGCCGGCACCCAGACCGGCGTCCGCCGCTGCGACCTGTGCGACCGTCCGCTGCCGGCGCTGCACAAGAACGAGTACACGCCGGCGCGCGCCCGCCTGGTCGTCGAGCTGGGCGTGTGCATGTGCGCGCACGGCGAGCACGACGACGTCGAGGTGCCGGAGCGCGCACCGTCCCTGATCTAGGGCACCGGCGGCGAAAGTCGGTTGCCGGACGCGCGGGCGACCGGCGACGCTGCGACACGTGCGGATGCATGCCGATCAACTGACGATCTCGCTGGAGACGGTGCGGGAGCTGGTTGGGGACCAGTTTCCGCGGTGGCGTGACCTGCCGGTCCGTGCGTTGCCGTCCAGCGGCACCGTCAACGCGATCTTCCGGATCGGCGAGCGGCTGGCGGCGCGGTTTCCGCTGGAGCCCGGCGACGTCGGCGCCAAGCGGGCGTGGCTCGCGGCCGAGGCGGAGGCGGCCGCCGAGCTGGCCGGGCGCACCCGCTTTCCCACGCCCGAG is from Phytohabitans houttuyneae and encodes:
- a CDS encoding AfsR/SARP family transcriptional regulator; amino-acid sequence: MDDRLWFTLLGPVGARRGPTELELGSPQQRAVLAALLLQAGMPVSIQQLMETLWDDDAPRSAEATIRTYVYRLRRVLTPVGAGTPVIRSAGAGYLADIRPEELDLATFRQLIGAAEVARRESDTVGAADLLRRGLALWNGEPLAGLPGHPMERYRANLAKLRLNALEALLAAEIDLGAYVSAGDQLASLVSEHPLDERFRRLLMLALWRSGQQAEALSVYQDARDALAAELGVDPGPQLQALHLQILRADPPVPAQRSAPEREVEPVATLTLARQRTSQATPAQLPADLPDFIGRTAELAGLDALLPPGDAPAPAMLISTIHGMAGTGKTALAVHWGHRIAGRFPDGQIYLNLRGFHPSGVVMSPLEALRAVFDALGVDPRQLPDGLDAQAALYRSLMAGRRMLLLFDNARDADQVRPLLPGSRGCLVIVTSRHQMPSLVAIEQARPTKLCVLPDDDARAYLRSRLGTQVGAEDDAAVDNVVRLCGGLPLALSLVAARSVLNPNGSVAALAAQLTADHGTLDSFVDNDPAIDLKSIFSWSYERLSPFAARLLRLLALHPGPDVAPATVASLAGAPVRQVRAGLDELMHASLAREPSPGRYLLHDLVRAYAAERTQDTDPEPERRAALARMLEHYTRTARAAVQLLDPQWDLEPDPSTVDGVAPVEITDAEAARTWLTVEHHSAIAAVELAAEHELDNHLVRLAATLSDIFQRHGHWRDQVAMQTLALAAGRRVGDLGVRAAAHRSLGSAYARLNQLDAAQEHLLSSLELFEAVGDRANQGRSHRGLAYLHGQQGRYDLALAASQRALELYRAADDAGGVASALNDTGWCHAMLGDFGQALTYCRQALDALSELGISNAVASTWDSLGFIHAGLGERREAVAAYTRAVEMFLELGDRYNEADALVHLGDCHRELGDAAAAREAWQRALRLLDVLGHATAREVRARLDQVAREGLVSP
- a CDS encoding Imm1 family immunity protein, which codes for MTAQYLATWADGHRYDLDRAEDVVPLLVSIHESHKPVVVTLEARVDVCGRHVTRGLHLGVGHEKRGFAFPYGRPTTGYAVHRGVRPWHRDLAFDFDGTATPFHPAETRITPEQLRALALSYLASGEPPDAVRWGGPPARARRPTS
- a CDS encoding response regulator transcription factor; the encoded protein is MEAVGVAVLAGDQLTRDGVVAGLASHPAVEVLTGERQSAARVLLAVADQVTDEVLAGIERFGRGTRHREPAVVLVANEIREHHVLRAVELGLAALLHRREAGFEQITRAVVGAASGRAELPAAVTRRLLEQLRTVQRDVLGPRGLTISGFTERELEVLRLLAEGLDTGEVAVKLNYSQRTVKNIIYGVMTRFGLRNRTHAVAYAIRTGAL